In Providencia alcalifaciens, the sequence CATCCGCTATCAAACTAGATGCGATTGATAAACATATTTTGCAAGTGCTGCAACGTGATGGAAAAATCCAAAATGTTGAGCTGGCAAAAGAAGTCGGCTTATCCCCGTCACCTTGCTTAAGGCGCGTTAAATTGCTGGAAGATGCGGGTGTAATTAAACGTTATGTTGCGGTGTTGGATGGTGCAAAGATTGGTGCTGGCTTGTCTCTGTTCGCACGTATTTGGTTTAAAACGCAAGATGCGCAAACCATTAATCGATTTGTGACCGATATTCAGCAAATGCCGGAAGTGGTGGAGTGCCATTTAATGGCGGGGGAGTGTGATGCGCTGATCCGTATTGTGACGGAGGATATGGCTTCTTATCGCCGTTTTCACGCCAACTATTTGACACAAATAAGTAGTGTGCAGAGCATTAAAACGGAAGTGCCGATGGAGACAGTCAAAGTTACGTATGCATTGCCTTTATAAGCTTACAAAATTTATCTATTTACCATTTTATACTGCTCAATAATTTCAATGGACATTATTGAGCAGCTTACTGATTTGTATTGATTACTTCTCAGTTAATCAATATCGCGCAGAAATATTATTCTGGGCGCTCAGGAATGTCAGAAAGGTGCTCATAAATATTGTCGACAACGGTATTTGGTGCACAAACAATCTTTGTCAGTTGCTTACCTTTGTTAAAAACCTCAACCCCTGATTCTATTTTAGAACCTGAATGAGTTGTAAAAATGGTATAGGTATAAGTGCCGTTTTTAAAATCAATTTCTTGAGAAGCCGCATATCCAGTATCCGTATCAGCATAGCGGGTTTGGAAAAAGCCTTGTGTAAGTTGTTCAGGACTACGGGTTATTTCAATATCAGGCTGTTGATTTAATTTTCCAAATTGGTACTGATACTGACCATCCATCAACGTCACTTTGACCTGACGGTCATTTTTGTTAACGCATTGAAATACAGTCACTGTGTGTGAATTAGCCAGCGCTGGGGCAGACATGAGTACAGGTAATACTAGAGCAAGCAGTGTACGACGAAGTTTCATGGGATCCCTACCAAAAAAGAGTTATCAATATTGATGTTATCGGCATCGTATTCAGATGCTCAAGAGAGAGTTTAGCATTTAAAATAAATCCGATAGAATAAAATGAATTTAGGAAATGAATGAGTTTTGGGGATGGATGCATGAATATATTGGAATTTGATCATAACTATCAGAAATATAAAGAGATCAGAAAACAAGTTTATTATGGGGTGTGTAATAAGCATAAATCTATAAAAAAATTAGCTGTTGATGTCAGAAAAATGAAGGCACAGCTCAGTTATTTACAGCCTTATAATGCAAATTTACTGGATATTTTAGGTGTTAGTGAAAATGGGCATAGTGCAATTATTGGGAAGATTTTGCAGTTTAAACATGATGGTGTTAATGAGTTTATTCCGTCATTTATTTACCGTCTCCTACAGCAGCCGTTAGATTTTAATGATAAGAAAATTAAAATTACAGTAGAAAAACACCGTATCGATATCATGATAAGAGATGATAAAAAGGTATTGATTATTGAAAATAAAATACACGGTGCCTGTGACCAACATGAACAACTGAGGCGTTATATTGATATTGCAAAGCATTATAGGTATAAAGACGAAAATATTTATCTTATCTACATTCAGGGAAACAAGTCAGACTATTACCCTAAAGAAAGCCTTTCCCATTACTATGAATCTTTTAAAGACCGTCTACGAGTTGCATCATTTCATACTGATATACTTTCGTGGATAGAAAACGATGTTGCACCTAATGTTCAGGAAAAGGATGAACAGTTATATTACTTTATCAACCAATATATTGACCATTTAAAAGGCATTTATTCCATAAGAAAAAAGGATGAAAGTATCAATATGAAATTAAATGATTATATTTTTGAATCTATGCAGCTGGATATCAATAACAAAGAACAGAATATCATTAAGTTACAAGAGGATGTTAATGTTATCTCGGATCTACAAAATAGATTGAATCGATTGCTTCAAGAACAAAAAGAATCAATTTTTGATGACTGGTTTGATAGTTTGAAAAATAATTATCCCGAACTAGATGTTAGGAAAAATGAGGGGGATCAGTTAACAAAAGTTGGGGTTATCTTTAATTTTAAAGGTAATAAAATATCTGCATTGATTGAGAAAAATAATAGTTCTATTTATTTTGGATTAGGGAAACATTTCACAGAAGATAACGAGCTAAATGCTGAAATGAAAAAGATAAGTACAATTATTCTAGATGGTGGATTTAAATTATCAGAATGGTGGTATGGGTGGAAGTATACTAGCTATGAGAATGCATTTTCGGATCTTTGTCATGTAATTGATGAAACATTAAATATGATTAAAGAAAATTAGAATTTTAGCTTTTTACATAAAAGACTATAAGTACTCAAATTATGAGCACTTATAGTAATGCCAACCGTTCAAAGAGAATATTTTGGAAATTCTATGAATGTAAATCATGTTATCAGAAATACGAAAAAGCAGGGTTATGGAGCAACCAAAGTTTGTTGCTTGTGTCACCCTAAAATCGCTTTAATTTAAACGCTCAATTGAGCGTTTTTCATTCCACATTCCTCAGCTTGATATGACCAGTCCTCGGATTAACTAACGTTACGTTTTCCAGTACGCGGATCCGCCACTCTTCATTTTGCTTGACTAGAACCGCCATAATCACAGTATCAACATTATGCGGACCAATAGGGTGTGCATCTCCAGCTGATAGTCGACTCCAAAAATGAGTGATCATGATCTCTTCACTTCAGGGAATAATATCAATAAGCTCATTCTTTATGGTTGAATCGCGATAGATAGTTTTGTGAAGGGTAATATGCATCTCAATAATTTCATTGACGCCTTTTACATAATGTCCAAATCGATTCACAAAAGTGGCATCAGAATGAAATAGTTCACCAAAGGCATCCATATTATGGTTATTCCACGCGAATTCAAAGGATAAGGGTATATCTTCGGGATTTCTTACAAAATGATTCACAGGAAAATCCTATCTTGGTTAGTTTGATGTGTTATCAACATTAGACGAAATGCACCAATACGGCTGGTAAATGAAAAATATTTCTCAGATTTTCGGCAAGGATTAGATTATTACTATGGCGTTTGTTAAATTAGGGGAGTAATTTTAAAGCACGTGGGTGCTAATCGAATAATGATAATACAGGGTGAAATATGCGTGATGGAACTCTTGCTATGCAGGTAAAAAATCGTCATTTACCAAATTGGCAAACATTAAAATTAATATTGAGTTCTTTAATTGTCTTTAATTTTTATTTAAATGTTAATCCAGCTGTGAAATCCGATTATTCAATATTGATTGAAGTCTTTGATTGGGTATTAATCCCGATGTTTGTTTTTATCGCGGCATATTTAAGTAAAGGGATTTTATGGCAAGGTTGGCGAGCCCATTTAATCCCACCTCTAATTATCTATTTCACGTTTCAAACGATAGATGCGATTCCGCTTTATTTTACAAACCGATTAACTATAGAAGAATATTTACTGTTCCCTCAAAATGGTGTTTGGTTCTTCTTAGCGGTACCGATATGGCAAGCCATTTTTTTATTACTCCCCTCATTTATAAAAAACAATGCGGGGGGAGTGTTCATCACCTTGCTGTTATCCATTATTATTGCGTTTTTCTCTAAAATATACTTGTCTGATATTACTGGGTTTTCGGCGATTCCTCAGTATTTCCCATTTTTTGTTATGGCGTACTTTTGTGATGATAAAAAAATAATTTGGCTTAGGAAGAATGTATTTTTTATCGTATCAGCAGTCATCGCCTTGGTTGCGATTTATATTTATACCTCAGCTGATACTGAATCTGAATTAATAAAGGTTTTAGGTAAAAATCTATTTGCTTATCATTTCGTTGTACATGTTTTTGCATTTCTAATGGGCGTGTTAATTTCAATTGCGGTTATTTGTATTGCATTATCGACTGAGCGATTTGTGAAAATAGCCAATAACGCACTGGGAGTGTATTTAATTCATCCGATCATCTGTTTCTTACTATTGACAGGGTTAAGTTCGTTCCATATCGAAGCGGGTTTACCCCTCTTAATTTTGCTCACGCTTTTCACCATTACGTTAGCGTTATTTCTAGCCAAAAACTCGATTATCCATTGGTTTTTAAACCCGGAAATAAAGGCAAGAAAATAAGAGAGAATAATAAGATTAGGTGTGGAAGGGGTCTATAAAATAAAGCTTACCGAATCATCTCGGTAAGCTTTTATTTAAGAGCAAAATGGTTTATTTACGCAGGGCTTTAACTTGCTCAGGCGTCACATCATCAGCTTGTCCACCCCATTGAACGCGTAGGAAGTTGACTAAATCGGCAATTTGCTGGTCGTTAAGCTTGTCGGCGAAACCTGGCATACTTTGCATGTTTTGGTTATTTGGGAACGCTTGCTCCGGCAAACCATCCAATACGGCATTAATGAGATTGGTACTGTCCACATCACGCAGGGTCGAGTTACCTTTCATCGCCACTGCCACATTAGGTTTACCGCTGCCATCATAGGAGTGGCAACCAGAGCAACTTTCCAGATAAACCTGTTTACCTGCTGCGTTACCATCACCCATCTTGAGCGGTAATGTGGCTGGTGGATTATCACCCATTAGGTAGGTAGCAATGGCTTTATTATCTTCCGGGGTTAAATGTTGCGTGCTGAGGTAAATAACCGGATGCATATCGCTGTAGGCTGAACCTTGCGGTGCTAACCCAGTCATGAAGAACTGCTGAAGATCTTCTTTTGTCCAACCACGGGCGGCGAGGGCATCAGGGGTAATGTCAGGGGCAGTGAAACGACCTAATGCGCCACCTTTCATATACTTATCTAACTCCATTTCGCCAAGTGCGCCTCTTGGTGTATGACATTCAGAGCAGTGTTCAAGCACATTGACTAAATACTTTCCTCGTTCCCATTCAGGAGAACTGCCTTGGGAGCTGTTCGGCAATGGTTTGTCATTGAAAAACAATAGGTTCCAGCCAATCATCGCCATACGCTGGTTTAACGGGAAAGGCAGAGAGTTTTCTGGCGGTGCGACATCTACCGCTGGGCGGCTCATTAAATAACTGTAGATAGCGTCAGAATCACTGCGAGTTATCCCTTTATAGGAGGTATATGGCATCGCAGGGTAGAGGTTTTTGCTTGGTGGCGAAATGCCTTCAGTTAATGCTTTATGGAACTCTTCTTTTGTCCAACGGCCAATCCCATAATCAGCAGAAGGCGTTAAGTTACTGCTATAAATAGTGCCAAAAGGGGTATCGAGAGGAAAGCCGCCAGCTAAAGGTGCTCCGTTTGCACTGGTATGGCATGCCGCGCAGTCACCTGCAAGCGTTAAGTAACGACCTCGCTCAATTTCCTCAGTGCTAGCGGTGACTTTTTGCACAGGACCGTCCGGTTTGCGACTCTCATACCAATACAGAATCGCCCAGACGACAATAGCTATGGCTATCAACCATAAAATAATGCGTTTGATCATTTTATCGTCTCCTTGATTAGCCCCGGAGTACTCATCACGACATCCCGCACCGCTTCATAATAACGAACATAACCCGTACAGCGGCAAATGTGATTATTTAAAGCCGTTTTGATGGCTTCTTCTAGCTCTTCCTCAGCAATCGGGTTGCGCTGCAATTCTTCAACAAAAATCGTCGCTGCATTGACAAAGCCTGGGGTGCAGTAACCACATTGGAAACTAAAGTGGTCGATAAACGCTTCTTGCACAGGGGATAATTTAACGTCACCGTTTTCTTCTTTGGTGGCAGCCCCTTCAATGGTACGAATGCTTTTATTGTTGAAAAAGTGTGCACCTGTAATGCAGGTACGAACTTCTTCACTTGTGCCAGATGGATTATCCAAAATCACCACACAAGCGTGGCAAATACCTTGACCGCAGCCAAGTCGTGACCCCGTAAGGTCAACATACTCATGAAGAAAATCAATCATCATGAGACCTTCAGGAACATCCATCGGCCCATACTGTTGACCGTTAATGTTAATGGTGAGTGGTAGAAAATTTAGGCTCATGATAATACCTCTAAAATATCGTTAGGACGAACAGGAAGACTCAAGAAATGGTGCCCTGTTGCATCAGCAATCGCATTGACGATAGAAGAAACGACAGGGATCATAACAACTTCAGCGACCCCTTTTGGTGGGTCGGTATCGGATAACCCCGGCAGGATTTCGCTAGTTTGTTTCCAAACCGCAACATCATTTGCGAGGGGTAAATGGTAACGGTTAAAGTTCCACGTTCCATTTCCTGGTCCATCTTCGTAGAGAGGTAAATATTCATGGAGCGCATGACCAATGCCCATCGCTAATCCACCTTGAATTTGCCCTGAAACCAATTGAGGAACAATTAAGTTTCCACATTCAACCACGGAGTGATGGTTGAGCAATTCGACATGACCAGTGGCTTTATCAATGGCAAGTTCAGATAAGGTAGCGACGGCGCTGTAATAGGTAACGCCAGCATTGTTTCTTTGAGTATCAGGGTAATAAGCTTTTTCGCGATGCCATACTTGATAATCTTTGTCTGCAAATCGTAGGGAAAGACCATCAACAGGAAGGCGGCGGGTTTCATCATTAATTTTGAAATCAGCTTCAGCCCATTCCCAGCGGTTAAAGACATGGCAAACTGCACCCGTTAAGCCACCCATCTCAAATGTACGGTCGATTAAGCGTTGTAAACTAAGCACTTCTAGCCCATCAGCGGTGAGACCATTGGCAACCCAACGGGCATCTTCACGACGAACCACGAGCGGCGCTGCTTGCCCACCACCAATACCTTCTTGCCAAATTGACATTGCCGCAGGCCACAGACCATATTCAAAGACTAATCGAGCGGCTTCTTCAGTACTGTGGGTGAAATAATAAGCGGAGTTACTGGCGCTGGCTGGGGAGCAGTAATTCGGTGTCCAGAGCGGGTTAGTGCCGAGGCGTTCTTGTTCATCTTGCGCCATTGCAAACGGATTTCCTGTCGAAATCATCGGCAGAACTGACCAATCCACAACCGAAAAATGGGCTTCTTCCGCAGGCTTACCTAACCACTTGGCACAGACCACAGCTTGAGATGTGGACATCCCCGTACCAATCTCTGCACCACTATGATAAATGGCTATTTTACCTTCAGGGGTGAGTTCAACGCGTGCAAAGGAGGATTCAGCCCCCGTACCGAAGTCTTTTTGAACGCAAGAAATGCCGGTACCAAATAATTTTCCTGCATTTTTAGCTTCAAAGTCCGCTTTACGTTTCGCTCTTTCTTTCCACATTGGGTGCTCAGCGCAACGGGTTAGCACTTCATCCGCACGAATTGCACCACCAGGGATAGCCCCTTGGGTATTTTTCATTCCTGACTTGATGATGTTATTCAGGCGAAACTCAATAGGGTCGGCCTTGAGTAATTTGGCGGCTTCTTCCATAAGCATGTCAGTGGCAGCCATGGCCTGTAACGTACCATAACCACGGGCAGAGCCCGCATCAACCGCGCGAGAAGCGATACCCACAGCCGATAAATCACTACGAGGAATATAGTAGATGGCTTGGGCGCCAGTGGCCGCAACCATCACAACGGAAGGTGTAAAGTTACATCGACCGCCGCCATCTCCAAGAAATGAGGCGGAAAGTGCTTCAATTTTATGGGTTTTCTTATTAACGGCGAGGGTGTAATCCATATCAAACGCATGGCGTTTGATGGTGGATTGGAACTGTTCATAACGGTCGTTGGCTAAGCGGATCGGAACGCCATCACCATACAGGGTTGCCATCGCACCATAATAAGGGAATGGAGTGTGATCCTTAGAACCATAACCCACTGTAAAGCATGGATGTAAGAATATTTGCTTAATCGGGAATGTGGATTTTGCGAGCATTTCAGGCAGTGATGCCGCAACTTCTTGCGGGGACTGTGTTGGGATCACTAAATGGAAAGATTGTGTTTTTGCATCGTACCAGCCATTGGCGTTATCGGGTTCGAGCGCAGAGGTATCAATAGATTGCGAAAAATATTTACGTTTGATAACCAGCCAATCTTCCGGTGGATTTTCTAACTGCTTTGCAAGTTCATCCGCATAATACATACCTTCTTGATCCAGCTTTCCACCTTCACGACCTTCAGGCCAGATAGGGAGATGCTTTTTCATACCAATCGGGGAGATGGGCATATCTTTCATGCTGGAGTATGTATCAGGGGAGAACGGTGTTTCTCCGCCGATACGAACTCCACGATAAGTTCCCCAAGGATCTCGTTGTAATGGTCCCGTGTAAGCACCATATTGGATGACATCATCGTGGAATTTGAGTGTCTCTTTGGCAAAACTAAACTTGGCAAAATCATGATAAATCAGTAACGCGACGGCTTGCCCTAAATAAGCAGGGGTTTTGCCTGTCGGTAACAGTAAATCTTCACCATAGAATTCAGGGAAGGCAACGCCGTCTTTTTCTAAATCACTGGCGGTGACAATACGGTCAGGCATTAAGCCATCATTAAGTCGTTCGAGGTTAAAACCCTCGTAGATTTTATCGGCTTGGGTGACGCGTAGAAGAAAGGCATGTCCTTGTTGTTTGGGCCAGTGAGGGATATCGCGGGCTCGAATATCTCTTGCAAAGACTTTTTCACCTTGCACTTTGGCATAGCCATCAATTCGGAATTTGATTTTTTTATCGACAGGGTTCCAGTCGGGAGCCTGAAGAATTTTTTCCTCGAATAGCACATCAAAAGCTCGGCTATACAAAGGGGCGATATAACAAGAGATCCCTGCAACAACAGCACATTTGAGAAAGTGTCTGCGGGATAGTCCGACATGATTATTGCTCATAATATACCCTTACACTTATTTTCATTGCTTCAATTATTATTTTTTATTTCACTGCCAGTGTCGTAATGTAAGCACTCATATATCCAATAATTTTAATCGAAATATGATTAGAATTGGATAAATTATAAAAACTGTGATTAACAGTATAATCTTTATATTATTATTTATAATATAAAGAATAAATTTAATTATGTATAATGTAAACCATGAATATAGGAATATTGATATTAGCCGCAGGAAAAAGTGAGCGTTTTCAACGTAGTGGCGGTAAGGGAAGTAAATTGAATTACCGAATTGACCAACAAACCGTATTCGAAAAAACGCTTATAAATTCAATGAATAGTGGATTGCCTATTCATGTGGTCACTCGTGCTGATAATGTTGGTGTTATTAACAATTGTTTACATTTTAATATTCCATTTTCCTTATTAAATAGTCATGGGCTAGGGGAATCGATTGCTTTAGGTGTAAAAAATACCTTTAATTGGAGCGGCTGGTTAATTCAATTGGGGGATATGCCATATATTTCTCACGATATATTTACTCGAGTTGCGAGTGAATTAGAAAATTATTCATTAGTGCGACCTGTATATAAAAACATACCGGGGCATCCTGTCGGAATATCAGCAAAATATCGGCAAAGTTTACTTCATTTATCGGGAGATGATGGCGCAAAATCAATATTACGGCATCAATTGGTTTACGAAATACAGATAAATGATGAGAATATCATTAAAGATATTGATCATCTTCCGAATAAAAACCAAGAATAAAAACCAATAGGGACTGAATATGCTGCGTGAAGATGTTTCCGTGATTACTCAAGCAATGAAGTGGGCAACGGATGAGCCTGTTTGGCTATGCACTGTGCTGAATACGTATGGTTCATCGCCGCGAAGCCCTGGCTCTTTATTGGTCGCTAAAGGGGATGGGATGTACGTAGGCTCTCTCTCTGGCGGTTGTATTGAAGAGGATTTTCTGCAACGAATTCAGCAAGGTCATTATTTAAAAGATAGCCAAGTTGTTCGCTATGGCCAAGGTGGAGTGGAAGCCAAAGTCAATTTACCT encodes:
- a CDS encoding Lrp/AsnC family transcriptional regulator, whose amino-acid sequence is MPKTTGSYYAEKHELEHSSSSAIKLDAIDKHILQVLQRDGKIQNVELAKEVGLSPSPCLRRVKLLEDAGVIKRYVAVLDGAKIGAGLSLFARIWFKTQDAQTINRFVTDIQQMPEVVECHLMAGECDALIRIVTEDMASYRRFHANYLTQISSVQSIKTEVPMETVKVTYALPL
- a CDS encoding PD-(D/E)XK nuclease family protein; its protein translation is MNILEFDHNYQKYKEIRKQVYYGVCNKHKSIKKLAVDVRKMKAQLSYLQPYNANLLDILGVSENGHSAIIGKILQFKHDGVNEFIPSFIYRLLQQPLDFNDKKIKITVEKHRIDIMIRDDKKVLIIENKIHGACDQHEQLRRYIDIAKHYRYKDENIYLIYIQGNKSDYYPKESLSHYYESFKDRLRVASFHTDILSWIENDVAPNVQEKDEQLYYFINQYIDHLKGIYSIRKKDESINMKLNDYIFESMQLDINNKEQNIIKLQEDVNVISDLQNRLNRLLQEQKESIFDDWFDSLKNNYPELDVRKNEGDQLTKVGVIFNFKGNKISALIEKNNSSIYFGLGKHFTEDNELNAEMKKISTIILDGGFKLSEWWYGWKYTSYENAFSDLCHVIDETLNMIKEN
- a CDS encoding nuclear transport factor 2 family protein, translating into MNHFVRNPEDIPLSFEFAWNNHNMDAFGELFHSDATFVNRFGHYVKGVNEIIEMHITLHKTIYRDSTIKNELIDIIP
- a CDS encoding acyltransferase, which codes for MRDGTLAMQVKNRHLPNWQTLKLILSSLIVFNFYLNVNPAVKSDYSILIEVFDWVLIPMFVFIAAYLSKGILWQGWRAHLIPPLIIYFTFQTIDAIPLYFTNRLTIEEYLLFPQNGVWFFLAVPIWQAIFLLLPSFIKNNAGGVFITLLLSIIIAFFSKIYLSDITGFSAIPQYFPFFVMAYFCDDKKIIWLRKNVFFIVSAVIALVAIYIYTSADTESELIKVLGKNLFAYHFVVHVFAFLMGVLISIAVICIALSTERFVKIANNALGVYLIHPIICFLLLTGLSSFHIEAGLPLLILLTLFTITLALFLAKNSIIHWFLNPEIKARK
- a CDS encoding c-type cytochrome, which codes for MIKRIILWLIAIAIVVWAILYWYESRKPDGPVQKVTASTEEIERGRYLTLAGDCAACHTSANGAPLAGGFPLDTPFGTIYSSNLTPSADYGIGRWTKEEFHKALTEGISPPSKNLYPAMPYTSYKGITRSDSDAIYSYLMSRPAVDVAPPENSLPFPLNQRMAMIGWNLLFFNDKPLPNSSQGSSPEWERGKYLVNVLEHCSECHTPRGALGEMELDKYMKGGALGRFTAPDITPDALAARGWTKEDLQQFFMTGLAPQGSAYSDMHPVIYLSTQHLTPEDNKAIATYLMGDNPPATLPLKMGDGNAAGKQVYLESCSGCHSYDGSGKPNVAVAMKGNSTLRDVDSTNLINAVLDGLPEQAFPNNQNMQSMPGFADKLNDQQIADLVNFLRVQWGGQADDVTPEQVKALRK
- a CDS encoding (2Fe-2S)-binding protein translates to MSLNFLPLTININGQQYGPMDVPEGLMMIDFLHEYVDLTGSRLGCGQGICHACVVILDNPSGTSEEVRTCITGAHFFNNKSIRTIEGAATKEENGDVKLSPVQEAFIDHFSFQCGYCTPGFVNAATIFVEELQRNPIAEEELEEAIKTALNNHICRCTGYVRYYEAVRDVVMSTPGLIKETIK
- a CDS encoding xanthine dehydrogenase family protein molybdopterin-binding subunit, with the translated sequence MSNNHVGLSRRHFLKCAVVAGISCYIAPLYSRAFDVLFEEKILQAPDWNPVDKKIKFRIDGYAKVQGEKVFARDIRARDIPHWPKQQGHAFLLRVTQADKIYEGFNLERLNDGLMPDRIVTASDLEKDGVAFPEFYGEDLLLPTGKTPAYLGQAVALLIYHDFAKFSFAKETLKFHDDVIQYGAYTGPLQRDPWGTYRGVRIGGETPFSPDTYSSMKDMPISPIGMKKHLPIWPEGREGGKLDQEGMYYADELAKQLENPPEDWLVIKRKYFSQSIDTSALEPDNANGWYDAKTQSFHLVIPTQSPQEVAASLPEMLAKSTFPIKQIFLHPCFTVGYGSKDHTPFPYYGAMATLYGDGVPIRLANDRYEQFQSTIKRHAFDMDYTLAVNKKTHKIEALSASFLGDGGGRCNFTPSVVMVAATGAQAIYYIPRSDLSAVGIASRAVDAGSARGYGTLQAMAATDMLMEEAAKLLKADPIEFRLNNIIKSGMKNTQGAIPGGAIRADEVLTRCAEHPMWKERAKRKADFEAKNAGKLFGTGISCVQKDFGTGAESSFARVELTPEGKIAIYHSGAEIGTGMSTSQAVVCAKWLGKPAEEAHFSVVDWSVLPMISTGNPFAMAQDEQERLGTNPLWTPNYCSPASASNSAYYFTHSTEEAARLVFEYGLWPAAMSIWQEGIGGGQAAPLVVRREDARWVANGLTADGLEVLSLQRLIDRTFEMGGLTGAVCHVFNRWEWAEADFKINDETRRLPVDGLSLRFADKDYQVWHREKAYYPDTQRNNAGVTYYSAVATLSELAIDKATGHVELLNHHSVVECGNLIVPQLVSGQIQGGLAMGIGHALHEYLPLYEDGPGNGTWNFNRYHLPLANDVAVWKQTSEILPGLSDTDPPKGVAEVVMIPVVSSIVNAIADATGHHFLSLPVRPNDILEVLS
- a CDS encoding nucleotidyltransferase family protein, which codes for MNIGILILAAGKSERFQRSGGKGSKLNYRIDQQTVFEKTLINSMNSGLPIHVVTRADNVGVINNCLHFNIPFSLLNSHGLGESIALGVKNTFNWSGWLIQLGDMPYISHDIFTRVASELENYSLVRPVYKNIPGHPVGISAKYRQSLLHLSGDDGAKSILRHQLVYEIQINDENIIKDIDHLPNKNQE